The Myotis daubentonii chromosome 1, mMyoDau2.1, whole genome shotgun sequence genome includes the window tCTTTGATGATCCAGTGgttgattttgtatttttctttacagACTGTAGAAAGCATTTCCAGCAGTGAGGTAAGACAATGTTCACTCTGTGGCTATTTTCCATTCAGGAAGAGTAAATTGCTAGATACTCTTGAAGGAGTGAGGAACAACTCAGGCAGTATAAGGCCTgcagaatcatttggtctggccctgccaaggcattaggggtgagttaatgaaatgttttaccaaatatagcaggctaatttttaagttgataattttaaatGGCCCCCTAACGatgatataaatatccaaattgTCCTTgtcagaaaaaaggttccccacccctgcttatATTGTGTTACTTTAGGACATTTAAGTCATGGCAGCTAGTTCTGACATATAAATTCTAATGTAAATTTCCATGATATACTTAAGAACAAAGTAAAATGCTTGCAGAATTCACTATTCAAGCACTTTCTATGCTAGCTGCTACTTGAATTGTCACTGTGCCTCACCCTCTTCTTTAAGAGAACTCTACAGTCCTTTTTTGTGTCTTGAGCTCTCTCCACCTTGACCTCATGCCCTGCTCTGACTGCTTTTTGAACACCTTCTGTGGATTTACATTGAGTAGGAGCTGTGCTACAAATTGAAAAGCAGATGCCCATAGGAAAGAATTGCAATATAGGGGTGGGCAGACATGCAAATAGACATATTTTGTCATTACAGGAGTCACTTTAGTAAATAAGAAGCAGTGAGACTAGTTTTAGTCTTAAGTCTGTCTGGGAGGGTCAGGCAGATATGTACACTTGCACCACTGTTGGGGTCTGTCACCTGATAAATGGTACCTGGATTACTTTATCTCTTCCTAAAGGTTATCAGATCCTTAGGGAAAGTATTTTAGTTCTTACAGTTCATTTGAAGACTGAACATAACAAATGAACTAAGAATAATGAacagaatgtgttaaaacttataatttcttattaatgaattttattcttttagaatcAGATGGCgccttttgttgatttttgtatttttcacttGTCATAGGGAGGGAACATAGAGGGAAAACTAGCGTCTATAAAATGCCTCCGGTTGTACTATGTTTGctaatttcctcttctttcttgacTGCATTCATCTGTCTCTTTTATAGAATAAGCTTGTGCAAAACAGTGAAACATACGTTTCAGTAATTATGCTGTGTTTTCAATATTATCAAGCAAGACGCCCATATTAACCTtgtaatttcttcattttctgatTCATACTGGcaaaaaaaatttccattataAGGTaacctacttttatttttatttttatgaaggaaTCTATTACCCACATCAATAAGGtaaagctatttttttatttttttaaatgtattggagtgacattggttaataggatcatatagattttaaatgtacatttctatgatatatgaTCAGTATAtagcattgtgtgcccatcaccctaAGTCAAATCATCTTCATTCACCATTTTTGACCCCATTTTTCCTTTACCCCCAACCCTCCTCTTTCTGACAACCACCATACTAATGTGTCTATGAATTTCAGTTGTATATTCCACATAAGGTGTGTGTGGGCGGAGATAAAACACTTatgtttaaatataatattttcaaaatgtcctACATTTAATTACTACAGGTCAtactatttattttcatgttatttgttttttaacagaaacCTGAGCAGTTTGAAAATGAGGAACAGCAACAAAGAAAGGTAATCTGTTCATGATgcatatatttcaaaaattattataaaatataatccaTACAAAAAGATGGATTATTCAGTCCAAAGAATTGTAATAAAATGCTGccagaataagaaataaaatataaatatttttaaagataaaagtgaATTTTTAAGCTTATAATCCACTTATAGAAATTCAACTAAATACTTAAGAATAATTATTGATTTGCTCACTTTATTAATGGTGCAACTGTTTTACAGAAATGTACACTATTGGATACATGTTCAGGTTGGGAACTAGGTCCCCTTATTTTCAAGATAGATAGGCTGATGaaagaaatgggaagaaaatatGGCACAAATCAGAATCTGATCATTGATTAGCTGTATAACCATGGCCCCAAGTTTCTCTGCACTTCCAGTTCTTCAACTATAAACTGAGAATCTTAATAATCCCCTAGGGTTGATGagctggcacacagtaaatactcaaggatttactttaaaattgtatattttatattaacattgATGAATACAGTTCATAAAAGACTTTGCATTACACAGAGGGGAGAATTGAGATACAGAACAACTGAGTACACAATTGTCTGACAATATCATAAAGTTATTAAGTAGCAGAGCTTGCTTAACAATTAGGTTTTCTTagacaacaaagaattatttcattaaattacACATGTGGTAACATAGTTATCTAATTATATTATTTCAACTTCTTGTTTTATCAATGGCTACCATTTGTTTGGAACATACACCAAATATTtctgtaactaaaaataaatttacaaaagatGGCTCTTTAAAGGCTCACAGTAATGACCATTAGCCAATGAAAGCAGTGCTAGAAGTTAGCTGGTTTTGAGGCACTCCTTCAATTAAAACACAAGTTaagatttaattttcattaaaatacagAGAAGTAAACTTTGGAAACATTcctctaagtttttaaaaaaattaactttcattACATAAAACAATTTGGCTTAATATTATTCCACCATGTTGAAAAGTTTATGCCCTCTGAGTACCAAACTGTACAGCAAGTCACAGTATTGAAAGCAACTCAGAAAGGAGAAACAAGCTTGAAATCCCTAAACACCGATTTCAGTTTGATCTGGGTCTCCCTAAAAAGGAGTGGGTTAGTAAGAAACCCTTCAATGAGTATTTAAATGATTTTCACATCATTTACCTGCATAGGTAAatgattttccttctctctttcactcaGGATTCCTCAATAGAGAGGAGGTTAATTCATCATGAATGACAATTATAGCTGAATCATGGACAcaaagattctttctttttttccaggatGAACGCCAGGACAAAATCCACCCCTTTGTCCATCCACAGCCTCTTTTCTATCCTTATGCTGAGCCCATGCCTTACCCTGTCCTTCCACAAAACATCCTGCCTCTTGCCCAGCCTGCTATGGTGCTGCCGTTCCTTCAGCCTGAAGTGATGGAAGTCCCCAATGCTAAGGAGACCATCATTCCCAAGCGCAATGTGATGCAATTGCCCAGATCTCCAGTAGTGCCATTTCTTCAGCGCCAGATCCCAAACCTCACTGATCTCAAAGCACAGcttcctctgcctctgctccagccctGGATGCCCCAGATCCCCCAGCCTCTTCTTCAGACTCCCATGCTTCCCACTCAGCCCCTGGTCTCCCTTCCTCAGTCCAAAGTCCTGCCTCTTTCCCAGCAAGTGCTGACCTACCCCCAGAGAGCGATGCCTGCCCAGGCCCTTGTGCTGAACCCAGAGCTTCTGCTTGACCCTACCCAGGCATTCTACCCTGCGATGCAACCTATTGCCCCAGTTTACAACTTACAACAAGTAAGTCCTACTTTATTAACTCTGTTGTTTCATTCATGATGCGTATATATAATAGTAGAAGAAGTGAGATAtccagaataaaagaataaaagaatatttaatggACATCCTAATGCACATAGTTGACACCAGGGATTCTCAACTCTAGttacacaaaaaaataatttagaaaacttGTTTCCATCCAAGTACCGATGTCTAGGAATACTCGCAGACGTTGAGAAAGAATTGTTCTGATTATCTATGTAgaagatattaaatatttagaagaaattatttcagagaatCTGATTTAATTGATGTGTAGAGAATATAGCTAAAGAAGATTGAAATGTTCTAAAGACAGTTGAATTTGGGAATTTGAGTGTAGAATAGAGATGTTCTATTATTTTCTACAGTTTTGAAGTTTTCCTTGTGCACATCTATTCTCTACATGCTTTAATGCGCATCTTGTTCTATATGTACATGAAAGGACAAATGAGTGAGATGTCTATTCATTATTcaccaaatttttatttattttcttaattacaaTTTTTATCACCACTTATCCTGCCCTCTTACCCTCTTAtacctccacccactcccacaTTGATTGAATTTTTAGAATTGTTCTAGCCAAGAAGttaattgtatatttatttatttttctattttttaaggtGTAAGAGGATTTCAGAGTTAATGTTTGTCCCTCATAGTTGGTAAGTTCTTACTGTTGGTGATTAGACTGATTGTCTTTATAGTTAACACATTTTTACATTACATTGTCCTGAATAAGCCCAAGATAGTGACAAACTCCATCAACatacaaaattaattatttataatcAATGTGTCATGTACATTCAAACCAGTTGAGTATTATGTACTCACCTGAAATTATGCATCttatatttcattaaatataattGCATTATCGACAGAGATGTTTTTTAAGTGCTTATGTTCTTAATGCTTGATTACCATAATTTTCAGAGTAACACTGAAAACAATTTCTTCTActtttatgtaaatatgtatgACTTTTAAAACAATCTACATGCATTCTCATTTCTACCTTAGACTTATTaaattttaatggtttttatcacatttaaaatttacatattgtcttttaATTCATGGGTCAAATAAAATTATTGAGTCCcagtgtgaggattaaaaaggggAGAGACTCTAACTTTGAAATTCTTGAGATACAAATTTTTACTTATTATGGTAAACtagatatttctccaaaacaATTCCAAGTCAGATACTCTTTGGTCTTAGAAGACTTTCATATGCAAGATAGGGCTCAACATGGTGCATTGGTAATAAAGTTCCTCTAATGAGTTAGTCACCCCAAAATTCTAAATGGAGAGACATGTAAagttatataataaaacataACTAATTCTATATTTGTTCTCTATTCCATAGAATTGACTGTGACTGGAAATGTGGCATCTTTTCAATCTTCACATCCTGCTATccaaaaaattaacatttttaaatgattcaacATGCAAACCGTGAAAacgtatttatttatgtattatataacattcattttaatttgacTCATAACCTCTCTTTTCCATATTTTAATTCAGAAAGTACCACAAATTTCAATTTTGAGTTGGAAATGCCATAACCCTATCAATAATATGTATTCAAATAGTTTCTATAATTGTACTTATTATTGCTATATCCTAAACAGTCATTTCAATAAATTAACCCTTTACGCATATTAAGATTTCCTgtctttattataaatattaaaacataattgGTTTCTTTAATGTTAACTTtagattattattgttgttaaaaAATAGCCATGGAAGATTGAAATTAAATGGAAAGCTTTGAGTTAAATATTAAGATATGTTAAAAAGTAGAGGGAAAAGATAATCATATGCTGGGTTTGCTCTAGAAAGACTTGGTTACCCCCATAGTCACAGTTTAACTATTACACCTGTGCCTTTCACCCTCCAAAGTACAAAACATTAGATGTCAGATTCTATGGTCACCCTAGAAAAAAGTTTCAAATGTGAAATCTAATTCACAGCTCTACAACGTAGAAGCTAAATTGTGCTTTAAAAGTTACTTGATCTTCTAGAGCTTTGATTTCAACATCTATATAAGAGCCAATTCAAAGGGTTTTATTGAAGTTTGAATGTGATTAGTGGACTGCACAGTACCTGATAAGTGTTTCTTGTTGCTCCATGTTGCTGACTTGACTTGTATCAGAGTAGCAAGAGCAAGTACCACAATCAGTAAGAGGTGGGTTATGTGATTTTTGGCAGTAATGCCCAAGAACCAAAAACTTACAGAAAACTCTGATATGCATTGTCACTGACAGTGGAGTAATTGTTTCATTGTGATGAATTATTTCTCTACTAACTCCTGCACTGCACACTCAGGTCTGTCCACTTGAGTTTACACAATTATTCATCTCTAGCAATTATTCCCTCTTTGCTGCATCCTCCACTTTTTCCTAACCTTCAGGATCAAATGCAAACCAAACATATGTTATTCTTTGATCAACCTGTTCCCATCAAGCTTTTGTCCCTACTGAAACCACTTATTTTTCCAAGATCTCCAACTTTCTTCTTGATAAAATGTTAATGTTAACCATCTTCTCAGTGCTATTTGGTAAACTTGATCATTCTTACTTTTTTGAAATATCAGACTTCTCTTCATTTGAAATCCTAAACCTGTTACACTCTTGGTTTCTCCCTTAATTAACTAGCTATTTCTTTGCAGTATCCCTTCTGATATTTCATTTTCCAAGTCGTTTAGGGTTGGGTACCTTAGGAGTTAGCCTTATCTGGCTGATATTGTTTAGTTTCATGGTTTTAATCCATCCATCATCTGAGAGCATCTAAATGTATATCTTCAAACTTCTATCCTCATCTCCAAGCTCCTAAATTCCACTGGCCTTCTTGGCCTCCACACCTGAGTATCTAATTAATATCACAAACCTGGCTTGGCCAAACATAACTCTTCATCTGGATTCATTCTCtaacttacttttattttattgggtATACTTAATTAAAAAAGACAACTGATAAGGTATGGTCAATAGATTCATTTGAATAGGCACTTCACTTCACAAAGGAGAATATCTTATTGGACAATAAACCTATGAAAATATACTAAACATGCAAATTAAAGCTATTATATAATATCATGACAAGCATTTGAATGACTAAAATGAACAACAACCAAAATTGAGATATCAAGTGTTtgcaaaaataaactaaagaagCCTGGGCAGCTGCTGCGCAGTAGATACAGGcaggcctgtgaaccaaagggtcactggtttgattccaggtgaaGGGTGTGTTTCTGGGTCGCAATTGGCTCCTCACACCTTTtggaggggtgtgcagaaggcagcctgtccatgtctctttctcacatcgatatttctctctctctcacacacactctctctctctctctctctctctctctctctctctcacccttccactttctctgaaaaagcaatagaaaaaaatcctcaggcataaataaataaataaataaaaacaaaataaaaataaaaacatgaatgcTAAGCCATGatgatgaaaatgtaaaatggaacAAATACCTTAGAAACCAGTGTCAGTCTGTGTCTAAGATAAATCTTTGCATATTTCATGACTAGTAGTTCCACTCAGATGAATAGCAAATAGAAATAATGTATATGTGCATTAAATATATGTACCCAATGTTCTTAGCAGTATTATTCTTAAGATCTTAAagtaaaatcaacactaatatgAATCcaatttattttgtataaataaattataatatacaaTAGAATGGAATCTTATACTGCTACACAAATATGAGTGAGCAACTGCCATACACACCAATAAggatgaattttatataaataaagttcatgcacattaaaagggaattaagtagaggaaatattttaatattgctatttgccctttctttataatagaagtgtcagagatgaaagaaaattagtaaaatgtataataagatattcctcctgtcagagtctggggcacactgtgggacccaaagtcaagtctccgcCCTCCCGTGCATGCTTTGAAATTGCActagacccagacccagctggccccacccctgtcaagccccaccagacACGGGGCACAGCCTCAAGTCCCCCATCATGCCTTGCCGGgttggggggtgcagcctcaggtcccctgaccaGGGCGAAGGGCACAGCCTGTGGTCCCCAGCCCAGCACCGGggtcccccatcaagcctgaCTGGGTGGGGGGTGAAGCCACAGGTCCCCGCCACAGCCCGGCACCATgcaacctcaggtccctgctgatcgctcgTTACAggaaccccgcctccactgtgggcgcaaccatcttgtgatgacgtgatgtttaattttcatattacctctttattacataggattaatGAATGACAGTAAACAGACACAAAATATAACAGAGTCCATGCCCCATAAATAGACTCTATTGGAATCTATACAATATTAATTTCTAGTGAAATAAATTAGACTAGTATCTATCTGAGGGAGTTAGATCTTGATAAGGAACATGAGGGGGTGCTCTCTGGTGCTAGTGATATTCTTTCTATTAACCTTGTTTATATATTTGCTTTGTAATCATTCATTTTATGTGAGTTTTTCTAAGTGCctgtttgttgttttataaatttaaaatgtatgttacATATAAAACCATGCCTGACCCACCTGCTTCTTCTTCCCTGTTTGTGGGACTTCAACAATGCAAAATCACCATTTAGCTTTTGACTTGAATGCAATTTAACATAGGACATAGGATCTGGTTTCCTCAGGAACTGTGGAATGACTGGATAATTAAATTGCAAAATGCATAGTTTTAACCTTATCAGgttgaaatttgaaaaataagaatcagGATATGGTAGAAAGTTTGCATTTGTGGTATATACATAAAGTAAAACATAATTCACCTTCTAACATgaggaaagctgccctcgagttctgaccgatgccagacagtcccgcttctcccgtatgagtctgggtccctagagactcgcctggaactggagctcagagcctgagactccctcccgattgaaaacgacaaccgcgctctcagccaccagcccgctccacatgcacctccgcaccttagtattttacttccgtactgcgcatcctctgagtctcggtatgcttttctctttccttctagttgtagaatttccactcagccagccttcctgtggttctggatgatgtccattccatcttttagttgtatttttgaagtggttgttcgaggcagcaaactcaggtgtttatctatgccgccatcttggtttctcccatgaTATTGCATTCTTTATCTGGATGTAATAGTACCTGATTCAACAAGATTGTGTAaagatttaataatttaaaaaaaagatttaataattAGTTGTGGGAAAGCCTTTAACCCCTAAGCATAGAAAGTGAACATCATTTTGGTTGCCATGTTTAAGTATTTGTTCTATGTTGGGTATTGATTCTGTAGATGCCTTATATTTGTTATTGCACCAATTCTTCCAGCAACTCCTGAAGGATATCACCACATGAGGTAAAATGGGGATCACCTAGGTTAAGTTACTTGGCCAGAATCATGTCACCACTAAGGGAAAGAATCCTTTGAGGCATTTGAACATTTATATGCATAAGGATATCTCTTTGAGTGGTGGGGCAATAATAAGATGTTTAAAAGCTAACACTTGCATCTAGCCTCTTCCAAAAGAAAACCACGAAGCAAAGTTATTTGTCAAGGCCTAATTTCATGAATAATGACTAACATCTACATGACctctgccttttaaaaacatacctattttggccctagctgtttttgctcagtggatttGCTCAGCCTACAgattgaagagtcctgggttcaattccggtcaaaggcacatgcctgggatgggGGCTGGATCTCTAGTAGGGAGTCAgtggatcagtgattctttctcatcattgatttttctatctctctctccccctctcccttcctctctgaaatcaataaaaatatattaaaaatataaaaacatacatactTTGAAACCATGCTGTACTTGAACTTCTTTATAAATAACACTCGATATGGTCACAAATCATGAGTTGAGAAGTTAATCAAATGTAATATGTATATTACATttacattacatatatatatattgaatcaACTATTTGATTGTTAATATTAGAGAGGCAGGGCCAATGAAAGGAcagaggagtaaaaaaaaaacaacaatgattaTTCTTAGGTTTTGAAACTGCGAAATGCAGGGCAAAATTAACTGAGACAGGATGAGGGGTAAAAACACAGGGTTCCATTTGGATTTGTTAAATTTCAACTGCTTTTTATATGCAAAGTGTGTAAACTGgagggtcataaggcagttcagGAGACAGCACACAGGACATGTAACTCTGCATTCTACCAACCTCTCTTCACTCTCACATTCTTGCCTCAGCATTAGAGCCTTGGTACTGTCCCACTGTCCCATTCCAATGCCGTTAGTTCCAGaagttgctctctctctctctcttttgtgcAACCCTCTGCAGAATGGAGATTGGCCTTTAATTTGGCTGCTTTTCTAAAGAAGAGTAAAGGTCTATTTTCATGAATTTTGGTGATAAAACTTCCTATCTCATAAAAGTTATAATAGACTGTACTTTGTCGATTTTAGCTGCCAATATTTACAACCATTGCATAAGTGAGATTTTCTTTCTAGCCACCTGCTAGAAGTGCATTAGCTTCCCTTACAGATATGACTAAAGACAACATTTTGCTTAGTACTCTGGTGATTTTATGTAAACTGCATGCATTAGCCTTTCTTTTAGTAGAGAACAGTTCACAACTACAATGTCATTGCCTAGACGATTTACTTGCTCTTTGAATAGCTATTCAGCTCGATTATGATCTGCTTTCTTCCATGATCATTGTCCCAGAAGATTATAAAACAACATCGTATGTCTTTGGTTAAAACTATTGACAGATTGAAAAATATTGATAATGTTGGTATATAATAGTTGCAAAAAATgttaatgagaataaaaataaatatgggtGCTATCCAATCAATTGTGTCTCTCCccaaagatatgttgaagtcttaactGCTCATACCTCAAAAAttgatcttatttggaaacatGGGTAATTGTGGATGTGATTAGTTAAGACAAGGTTATCCAGGAGAAAGGTGTGTGTCATTAGTTTAACATGACTGCTGTCTTTATaggaaaagacaaagagggaGAAGACAGTTTTGTGACAACAGAGACAGGGATTGCAGTGATGCATTTACAAACCAAGAAATGTCAGGATTATCAATAAATGTCAGGAACTAGGAAGAGGCCAAGATGAATTGTACTCTAGAGCTGCCACAAAGAGCAAGGCTCTGCTGTTGCTTCTTAGCCACCACTTATAGTACTTTGTTTTGGCAGGGCTAGGAAATAAATACAATGGGATATCCGACGCATGCTTCATAGATCAATTTATTGTGCatgcaaagtttttttttaaattttattatattttaacacAGATAACAAATTAGAAAACAATCCAATTGTCCAGAGAATAAGATTACTACTGGGTTACAACTATGGATCAATGGTCTCAGATTGTGTTGTTCATATAACACTACTGCTTGATTGACTGTTCCTTTGGTTGCtggtattttttgcttttttttttaaagctgaaatttGTAGACAGAAACATTACTTTTgggtcaaattatttttaaattccaataTAATGCATTGGAGAATACAAATAATACCCTACACTTTGAATTGTTTGACAAAATATGCCTTTTGAGGCACTTTGGATGTATTTATTGTAAACAGGCTAATATATTGCTAGATAAACCAAAGGATTTTTGAGAAAGAAGGATCATCATGAGGAGAGAGCAAAGAGGTCTTCTCACCAAGCCTGtagataaagagaaaatgttttttattaaacaACAGACCAAGTTATTGCTAATTCCAGTATGCTTTCCTGTTTTTGAATTATATCTAGATCTATTTCTTTGTGCCTAACCAACTGTTCATAGTTGCACTTTTGTTACCCCTACCAAAAGATAGTCAGGCTGCTCTAACCTTCTGCTTGTCCCAAATCTTGAACAAGCACTGAAAAATGAATTATGCCCCAGATATTAGCACTTCCTGAAGGTCTGCTGACTACAGTGGACACTTTTTCCTACTGGTCATTTCCCCATGTTGGCTCACTTTCCCCCATAAAAGCTTATACTTATCTTTGCTTACTTCTCTCTACcatgtaggaaaaagaaaaaaaaagcccttttctgtttcatttttgaGACACTTGTGGATTTCTGAGATTCAAACGTCCTCCTCATGGCAAAGATCTTTGCTTAGAATAAAGTATTTCCTTGTCTATGTTTTGAAAAGTTTTTACTTGACACAACAAAGGTTGCTTGACCCAAAACTATGCCTTGgttaaaattatttacataaaaagttttattaaaatgattctGAAGTAGTTATATGATCAGATTCCAATTTAGAATAAATTACTGCTATCTCCACTGCTTCTTTTTGGTTCTAGCTTTTATTTTCCAACTGAAATTACTGTGCTAGTTTCCCTGTGAATTTGTTTATGGCCTGTCAatactcccctcccccttctggcCATACTGCTGCTTGTGTAATAGGCCTCACCCTTCTGGCCATATTGCTGCTTGTGTAATAGGCCTCAATAACACATCCAGTCACATCCCTGCTTTGTCAAATGATAATCTGACTGATGATGGATGGTTTTCTACCCATCTTTATGACTAGAAGATAAGCTATTCACTGCAGAGACTCTGGCTTATAGGTATTTGTGTTCCACTGCTATCTCACTGCATGCTCACCATGTGGTCCACAAATAGCTGATGACTAAATGAATACAAATTTCAGCTGCATCCCTATTTCCTAAAACAGTATCACAAGAAccaggatttatttttaattgtgtctTTCAAAGAATTCCttatttccatgtctttaaaTCTCCTGGCCAAGCTAATTATATGCACCAGGctataatttttccttttatgcaTTTCAGTGTTTAGGAAACATTgaacaaagaatgaaaaattattgAATAAGCTTCTTTGGTGGTTTACCCCAGCTGTCACTTCTCACATGAGGTTCAATACTGCATGTGAGTGCATGTGGTTTTTTAATTTGAATGCTATTCACTTCTAAAATTAACAAAGCC containing:
- the LOC132239879 gene encoding beta-casein-like — its product is MKVLILACLVALALAWEKKELSVSSETVESISSSEESITHINKKPEQFENEEQQQRKDERQDKIHPFVHPQPLFYPYAEPMPYPVLPQNILPLAQPAMVLPFLQPEVMEVPNAKETIIPKRNVMQLPRSPVVPFLQRQIPNLTDLKAQLPLPLLQPWMPQIPQPLLQTPMLPTQPLVSLPQSKVLPLSQQVLTYPQRAMPAQALVLNPELLLDPTQAFYPAMQPIAPVYNLQQV